The genomic window TGACCGTCCATGACCTCATCGGCCTGCTGTTCCCGGAGCAGCTCCCGCCCATCTCCCGCCTCTACTGGGCCGGGTGGCTGCCCCGCAGCCTGCGCTGGGCCGACCACCTGATCGCCGACTCTTCGCACACCGCCCGGGATCTGGAACGCCGGCTGGGGATCCCCCCGGAACGGATCACCGTGATCCCCCTGGGGGTGGATGAGCGCTTCCATCCCGAGATCCCCCCGGAGGCCCGGGAGGCGGCCCGACGGAAATACGGCCTGGCCTTCCCGGTGATCCTCTACGTGGGGACTCTCGGGCCGCGCAAGGGGCTGGACACCCTGGTAGCGGCCTTCGGGCGGATCGCCGGTCGCATCCCCCATCATCTGGTCCTGGCCGGAAAGCCCGGCTGGTGGGTCGATCGGCTGCTTCGGGAGATCCGGGCCCTGGGGCTGACGGAGCGCGTGCATCTTTTGGGATATGTCCCGGAGGAGGACCTGCCCGCCCTCTACCGCCTGGCGGACGTGTTCGTGTATCCCTCGCGGTATGAGGGTTTCGGGCTGCCTCCGCTGGAGGCGATGGCATGCGGGACGCCCGTAGTGTGCGCGGACGCGGCCAGCCTGCCCGAGGTCGTGGGGGACGCCGCCCTGCGGGTCCCGCCGGGGGATCCCGAGGCCTGGGCGGCGGCCCTCCTCCGGGTCCTGGAGGACGAATCCCTGCGCCGGCGCCTGCAGGCGGAGGGGCCGACGCAGGCCCGACGGTTCACCTGGGAGGAGACCGCCCGGCGCACCGTCCGCGTCTACGAACAGGTGGCCGGCCGTTGATAGAAGACTGC from Thermoflexus hugenholtzii JAD2 includes these protein-coding regions:
- a CDS encoding glycosyltransferase family 4 protein, yielding MRIGIDVQATRGQRTGIGVYADQLLRALLRVAPHHEYVPLSWEREGELRTDQRLRWQQWLLPRRARAAGVDLLHVPGFDAPRWRPCPVVLTVHDLIGLLFPEQLPPISRLYWAGWLPRSLRWADHLIADSSHTARDLERRLGIPPERITVIPLGVDERFHPEIPPEAREAARRKYGLAFPVILYVGTLGPRKGLDTLVAAFGRIAGRIPHHLVLAGKPGWWVDRLLREIRALGLTERVHLLGYVPEEDLPALYRLADVFVYPSRYEGFGLPPLEAMACGTPVVCADAASLPEVVGDAALRVPPGDPEAWAAALLRVLEDESLRRRLQAEGPTQARRFTWEETARRTVRVYEQVAGR